Proteins from one Actinomycetes bacterium genomic window:
- a CDS encoding ATP-binding protein, translating into MSGLYSLSRKEGWRRYVDTAARTRPERLTIRQLAALSEQAREEYDETRHDWHANFGILRTPQLAAVHDELDQIVASNRQDPDRVRGAAVIDALPGLGKTTIANTFARQLDRAEITRRGPLTEQGHERIPVFRVGLTSNTTLRTLNRMICQFYGHPGIDRANAAQLASHAVDCVLSCQTRLGVIDDVHFINPRRKDGLDVSNHLKWLANELPVTFLYVGVGLAERSFFAEGLAGHNIVLAQTARRWTRLEVPAFEIVSDQGRQHWRGLLKATERQLALASQRPGMLVELADYLFERTSGHIGSFVTLIIRGCLRAIRTGQERLTAELLDGVRIDEASEQARQQLAAAFAHGHLKAAPTTRRAPAKTTSAAS; encoded by the coding sequence GTGAGTGGCCTCTACAGTCTGTCCCGCAAGGAGGGCTGGCGCCGCTACGTCGACACCGCCGCCAGAACCCGGCCAGAGCGGCTGACCATAAGGCAGCTGGCCGCGCTCAGCGAGCAGGCGCGCGAAGAATACGACGAGACCCGCCACGACTGGCATGCCAACTTCGGCATCCTGCGCACCCCGCAGCTGGCCGCGGTCCATGACGAGCTGGACCAGATCGTGGCCAGCAACCGCCAAGACCCCGACCGTGTTCGCGGCGCGGCGGTGATCGACGCGCTGCCGGGATTGGGCAAGACCACCATCGCCAACACCTTCGCCCGCCAGCTGGACCGCGCCGAGATCACGCGCCGGGGGCCGCTGACCGAGCAGGGCCACGAGCGCATCCCGGTGTTTCGGGTGGGGCTGACCTCCAACACCACGCTGCGCACGCTCAACCGGATGATCTGCCAGTTCTACGGCCATCCGGGCATCGACCGGGCCAACGCGGCCCAGCTTGCCAGCCACGCGGTGGACTGCGTGCTCAGCTGCCAGACCCGGCTGGGGGTCATCGACGACGTCCACTTCATCAACCCGCGGCGAAAGGACGGCCTGGACGTCAGCAACCATCTGAAATGGCTGGCCAACGAGCTGCCGGTGACATTTCTCTACGTCGGGGTCGGGCTGGCGGAACGCAGCTTCTTCGCCGAGGGGTTGGCCGGCCACAACATCGTGCTGGCCCAGACCGCGCGGCGCTGGACCCGCCTGGAGGTGCCAGCCTTCGAGATCGTCTCCGACCAGGGGCGCCAGCACTGGCGTGGCCTGTTGAAGGCGACCGAACGTCAACTGGCGCTCGCCAGCCAGCGTCCCGGCATGCTGGTGGAGCTGGCCGACTACCTGTTCGAGCGCACGAGCGGCCACATCGGCTCGTTCGTCACCTTGATCATCCGCGGCTGCCTGCGGGCGATCCGCACCGGCCAGGAGCGGCTGACCGCTGAGCTACTGGACGGCGTGCGCATCGACGAGGCCTCCGAGCAGGCCCGCCAGCAGCTGGCCGCCGCGTTCGCCCACGGCCATCTCAAGGCGGCACCGACCACCCGGCGAGCACCCGCCAAGACCACGAGCGCGGCGTCATAG